The sequence below is a genomic window from Desulfonauticus submarinus.
AGCAGCCATTATTGCAGATGAGTTGGCTATTGGGGTGATAAATAAAAAAACTACGGCAACAAGAATTATTCCTGTGCCAGGTAAAAAGGCAGGAGAAAAAGCTTATTTTGGCGGTCTTTTAGGAGAAGCAACCATTATAGAGGTAATAGAAGGAGATAGTGGAAATTTTATTGCCAAGGGTGGGCTTATTCCTGCTCCTATCCAAAGTCTCACAAATTAAAATAAAAACAGACTGTTTGGCAAATTTAATTGTTTTAAAGAACATGTTGTTGTCCCACTCAGAAAGTTGAGTAAAAATACTTTTTGATCCGTAGGATATTTTTATAAGGGTATTTCTTTTAGTTGAGATAAGATAAAACCAAAAAATGTATCATGTCCAAAGCTGTATTGCCATCCCAAATGACTGTTGCATATAGAACAGAGAACCACCTGCCATTTATAGGGAGGAAACCAACTAAACTCTGAACTCTTAGGACCAATTGTTACATATCCCCAAGCATTGGAAAAACAGCCTATCTCAAATATGATACCTTGAGGATTAAAAAAGGTATGAGTGTGTTGATTATTTATTTCTATTTTGTATTTGGGATAAGTAATAAGATTAGAACATGTTACGCATAAGATTCCTGGCTCTTTTTGAGTAGAGGTTTTTTGTTTTTCTTTTTTAATGAGAGAAGGTTTAAGTGGTTGTTTTAGAAAATAGTACAACATGTTTGAATGCAGAATATGGAATCTATTTTTTTGTAGGTGTGAAATCTTTATTAGCTAATTGTTTGATATAGTTTGCATACTGTTTTTGTAAATTTTGCAAATAGTTTTTATCTATTTTGCCTTTAAAGGTTTTTACAGAAAGAAATCTTTTGGGAATACGTACAGTTAAGGGATTAAAGCCTGTTTTGATTTTTAAATTCCAGCGTTTAGCAGCGATTTGTTCTCCAAGTTGAAATAATTCGCTTTCTGAGAAATTTAAGTCAACAGAGGAAAGGGCTTTTGCTAGAATTTCCAAAGGATAAGCCTTGCGTGCGAATAAACATCCTACGCAGCTAGTCAAGATTACTCGATAGTTTTCTTCTTTTTGAAAAAATTTGAGTGCCTTTTGTATATCTTTGCATTCAGATTCTTGGTCAAAGCTATAGGCCCCTACATCTAAATGAGAATGCCTAAAACCTAAGGCTTGGGCCACAAAATAGTTTTCTCCTGTTGCATAACCTGCCATTTCTTGCCCAAGAACGCAGGCAAAATCTTCTCCTCCTAAGTTTTGAATAGCGTTTTTAAGTCCTTTGCTGAGTATTTGCCAAAAATTATTAGGTGGCGTTCCGAGGTAATCAATGGCTTTAAGGTAGTTTTTAGGTTGGCCAAATTTTAAATTAACTAAAGTTTGTTTAGAGTGAAATAGCTTTTTTTCTAATCCTTCTGTGACATAAGCTAAAAGTACTCCAGAGGAGATGGCATCTAATCCTACTTTTTCTACTTTATCTAATAGTTTTAGTACTTGCTTTGCTCTTTTTATTCCGAGCATAGAGCCTAAGGCAAATATTGGTTCATAGTCGTAAGATACTTGGCGATAGAGATACTCATGTTCTTTTGCAAATTGTTCTCGTAAGATTCCAATATGAATACAGCCTACAGGGCAGCCAGAACAGGCTGCTTTACGGAGAAGAAGTTTTTGAGCAAAAAGTTCGCCTGATATTCCCTTAATACCAGGATCAGAAGTTTTTTGAAGATTATTCCAAGGGAGACATCTAAGTTCGTTTAATGGGATTAGATTTTGAGCAGTACCAATATCATGATATTTATGAACTGCCTTAGTAGTCGTAATTGTATTGTAGATTTGCTGATATAAGTTATTATATTCTTTTAGATTTGAAAGATTTTGTAAACTATAGGAGGAATTTCCGCCAATAATAATGCCTTTAAGGTTTTTTGCCCCAAAAATAGCCCCGCCACCTAGTCGACCAAAATGACGGTAAGTATCTACATTGACACAAGCAATAGCTATTTGATTTTCACCTGCTGGTCCTATACGTAAAATAGATCTTTTTCCTGGAGGTAAAGTAGAAATTTTTCTTAGAATTTTTCCAGTATTAAAGACATCTTCTTGTTTAAGAAAAGGAGTGGAGAAAAAATTTATTTTTTTATCTCCAACTTCTATTACAGATAATTGAGGACATTTTCCTTGGATAACTATGGCATGATAACCAGAAAATTTTATAGCTAAGGCTAATCGTCCGCCTGCATGACTTTCTGCATATTGTTGATTGTATGGGGATTTAAAAGCCATTACCACTTTGCTCATCATAGGATATAAACCTGTAAGAGGACCAATGCTGAAGATAAGAGGTTGTTTGGGATGTTCTGCTGGTTGATTGAAGAGCCCGTATTGTTCATAAAGCCATGCTGCTAAGCCTGATCCACCAAGTAGAGTCCCCTTAGGAGATATGTATTCGATTTTTATTTTTTGGGTATTTAAATTGATAAATAGAACTTTTATTTTGGTCATGTTTGCCTCTTAAAATCGAGATTTAAGGTTGCTTCTTTGGTTTTTCTTTAACATCTACTAAGCTTAAGCAATGATGAGGACAAAAGTTTACACATTGGCCACAATGAAGGCAAAATATTGGTTTTTGAGACTCAGAATCAAAAGTTATGGCTCCGATAGGACATGCTTTAGCACAGTTCCCGCAACCTATACAGTACTTTGATACCAGCATGATCCCCCCACCTTTTTTAGGTTTTAAGGCTTCAGTTGGGCATGCTTCAGCGCAAGGAGGAGGATCGCAGGCTAAACAATATGTAGCGTCAAATCCTGTAGAGAGACCACCTAGAGAGTGAATTTGGATTCCACTTTTTTGCCAAGAAATACTTTTGTGAACCAAGCGGGCACAGGCTAGGACACAGGAATAACATCCTATACATCTCTTCATATCGATAGCTTTTAATCGTTTCATAAATATATCTCTTTTGTTTGTTTTTATTTTGGGGTTATATTTTATTGTTATACAGCTTTTACTTTTTCTAAGAGTAAACTATTGCTTAGTCAAATAGTTAACTGTTGTTTAATGAATTTAAGATTTATATATTTAGAAAATTTAAGCAAATCTAAGCTTAACAGGCGCAAAAAGTTTGGTTAAGGTACGATAAATAAAATTTATTAAGAAGAGGTGATAAAATGCAACTTGCCCAGAGAATATTAGAGGTTCCACCATCTGCAACCTTAGCAGTTAATGCTAAGGCTCAGGAGTTAAAAAAACAGGGGAAAGATATTATTAGCTTAGCTGTTGGGGAGCCGGATTTCTCTCCTCCTACAGAGGTTAAAAACGCACTTTTAGAAGCAGTAAACGAAGAGTTTTTTCAATATCTTCCTGTTCCTGGTTTAACAGAATTGCGACAAGCTGGGGCCAATTATTTTAAACGATTTTATGGCGCAGAAGCTTCTTTTGAAGAAGTTATGTTTAGTAATGGGGGAAAACAATGTTTGTATAATCTTTTTCAGGTGTTACTAAATCCTGGAGATGAGGTCCTAATTCCTGCTCCTTATTGGGTTAGTTATCCGCCTATGGTTCAGTTGGCAGGAGCTGTTCCTAAAATTATTCCTACTTCGTTAGAAAATGACTTTGAACTGACATTAGAAGAATTAGAAAGATCTATTGGCCCTAAGACTAAGATGCTTATTTTAAACTCTCCTTCTAATCCTACAGGAGTAAATTATTCTGAAAAAAAATTAGTTGCTTTGGCTAAATTGGCTTTGGAAAAGGGCCTTTTTGTGATATCTGACGAGGTATATGACCAGTTGGTTTATGCCCCAAGCATTCCAGTATCTTTGTCAAGATTATGGACAGAATATAAGGATCAATTAGCTATTGTAAATGCTTTGTCCAAAAGTTTTGCCCTTACTGGCTTGAGAGTTGGGTTTGTATTAACCTCGAAAAATATTATTAAGGCTATGACCAAACTTCAGGGGCAAAGTTGTTCCAACATTTGTTCAATTGTGCAACGGGCAGCATTAGTGGCTTTGCAAGGAGATTTTAATTTTTTAGATGAAAAGCGAAAATTATTAAGAGAGAGAAGAAATTTGGCAATAAAACTTCTTAATAATTTGGAGCTTGTCTGTCCTCGGCCAGATGGGGCATTTTATTTGTTTCCTGAAATAAAAAAATATTTTAAGGGAGAGATTAAGGATTCTACCTCCTTATGTAATTATTTATTAGAAGAAGCTGGAGTGGCTTTGGTCCCTGGCATTGCTTTTGGAGATGATAACTGCGTTCGGATCTCTTATGCTGTTAGTCAGGAGGTTTTGGTTCAAGCTCTGGAAAAAGTTTATCATGCTTTAAAAAAGATTTAGGTAAAATAAATTAACATAACGTAATTAAAGGATTTTGGAGGAGGGGAAAATGGCTTTTTTGAATTTAGAAGCAGCCTATAAGCATGGTATTGCCCATAATGTAGAAGAACAAACCATTGTGTCTTTAGAGAAACGTTTGGAACAAGAATATTCTAATTTAGATTTTTTGAATTTTAATTATATGTCAGAATTAGAAAAAAAAATAGAAACTGCTTCTCAAATTCAAGAGCGTTATAAAAACATGCTTGTTTTAGGTATAGGCGGATCTGCTTTAGGAGCCAAAGCATTGCAAAAAGCCTTTTTCCCCTTTCAAGATTTACCTAATTATAAAGAAAAATCTCTTTACATTTTAGACAATATAAATCCTAAATTAATGCAGGCTTATTTAGAAAAATTAAATCCAAAAGATACTGTAGTTGTTGTTATTAGCAAATCTGGCTCTACTATTGAAACTATTTCTCAATATTTTTTGGCAAAAAAATGGCTAAAAGATAATTTGCCAGTAGAATATAAAGAACATATTTGGATTATTACTGACCCTGTAAAGGGATTTTTAAGGAATGAAGTGGAAAAGTATGGTTTTTTTAGTTTTGATG
It includes:
- a CDS encoding cereblon family protein; its protein translation is MLYYFLKQPLKPSLIKKEKQKTSTQKEPGILCVTCSNLITYPKYKIEINNQHTHTFFNPQGIIFEIGCFSNAWGYVTIGPKSSEFSWFPPYKWQVVLCSICNSHLGWQYSFGHDTFFGFILSQLKEIPL
- a CDS encoding aldehyde ferredoxin oxidoreductase N-terminal domain-containing protein, which translates into the protein MTKIKVLFINLNTQKIKIEYISPKGTLLGGSGLAAWLYEQYGLFNQPAEHPKQPLIFSIGPLTGLYPMMSKVVMAFKSPYNQQYAESHAGGRLALAIKFSGYHAIVIQGKCPQLSVIEVGDKKINFFSTPFLKQEDVFNTGKILRKISTLPPGKRSILRIGPAGENQIAIACVNVDTYRHFGRLGGGAIFGAKNLKGIIIGGNSSYSLQNLSNLKEYNNLYQQIYNTITTTKAVHKYHDIGTAQNLIPLNELRCLPWNNLQKTSDPGIKGISGELFAQKLLLRKAACSGCPVGCIHIGILREQFAKEHEYLYRQVSYDYEPIFALGSMLGIKRAKQVLKLLDKVEKVGLDAISSGVLLAYVTEGLEKKLFHSKQTLVNLKFGQPKNYLKAIDYLGTPPNNFWQILSKGLKNAIQNLGGEDFACVLGQEMAGYATGENYFVAQALGFRHSHLDVGAYSFDQESECKDIQKALKFFQKEENYRVILTSCVGCLFARKAYPLEILAKALSSVDLNFSESELFQLGEQIAAKRWNLKIKTGFNPLTVRIPKRFLSVKTFKGKIDKNYLQNLQKQYANYIKQLANKDFTPTKK
- a CDS encoding 4Fe-4S dicluster domain-containing protein codes for the protein MKRLKAIDMKRCIGCYSCVLACARLVHKSISWQKSGIQIHSLGGLSTGFDATYCLACDPPPCAEACPTEALKPKKGGGIMLVSKYCIGCGNCAKACPIGAITFDSESQKPIFCLHCGQCVNFCPHHCLSLVDVKEKPKKQP
- a CDS encoding pyridoxal phosphate-dependent aminotransferase translates to MQLAQRILEVPPSATLAVNAKAQELKKQGKDIISLAVGEPDFSPPTEVKNALLEAVNEEFFQYLPVPGLTELRQAGANYFKRFYGAEASFEEVMFSNGGKQCLYNLFQVLLNPGDEVLIPAPYWVSYPPMVQLAGAVPKIIPTSLENDFELTLEELERSIGPKTKMLILNSPSNPTGVNYSEKKLVALAKLALEKGLFVISDEVYDQLVYAPSIPVSLSRLWTEYKDQLAIVNALSKSFALTGLRVGFVLTSKNIIKAMTKLQGQSCSNICSIVQRAALVALQGDFNFLDEKRKLLRERRNLAIKLLNNLELVCPRPDGAFYLFPEIKKYFKGEIKDSTSLCNYLLEEAGVALVPGIAFGDDNCVRISYAVSQEVLVQALEKVYHALKKI